A region of Drosophila mauritiana strain mau12 chromosome 3L, ASM438214v1, whole genome shotgun sequence DNA encodes the following proteins:
- the LOC117140897 gene encoding echinoderm microtubule-associated protein-like CG42247 isoform X2 — protein MYIDEDSEESSPFVMLTSPTKSWPASYGKKNGMWYASPGNQGWGSKPASRKPSIMEADLGTLSTTSGSIKRSAGRVIRIINNLDHSVQCRVLLNLRTSQPFEEVLEDLGQVLKINGAKKMYTGTGQEVRSFSQLRNEFADVDTFYLATGTALIAGSPIRRSRSRPSVVAAAPILPTDELPKVPLRGARPRSKSRPRILYAPESEILRPNGEYTMLDIMKEEPTKVTIRGLRRTFYPPVHHAPADNSPPDKKLQLQWVHGYRGIDARRNLWVLPSGELLYYVAAVAVLFDRDEDAQRHYTGHTEDIMCMDVHPSRELVASGQKAGRDRKSQAHVRIWSTESLQTLYVFGMGELDSGVTAVAFSQLNGGSYILAVDSGRESILSVWQWQWGHLLGKVATLQEGLSGAAFHPLDDNLIITHGRGHLAFWHRRKDGFFERTDIVKQPSRSHVTSVQFEPDGDVITADSDGFITIYSVDSDGAYFVRTEFEAHNKGIGCLIMLGEGTLLSGGEKDRKIAAWDSLQNYKKIADTKLPEAAGGVRTIYPQRPGRNDGNIYVGTTRNNILEGSLQRRFTQVVFGHGRQLWGLAAHPDDELYATAGHDKHVALWRKNKLIWTIQTGYECVALAFHPFGTLAAGSTEGHLLVINCENGAVMLTLRVCGSPLNCVAYNQVGDMIAMGSQNGSIYLFRVSRDGFSYKKVNKIRGSQPLTHLDWSMDGNFVQTVTIDFDLLFWDAKSLSPERSPIAMKDVKWLTNNCTVGFLVAGQWSNRYYSTTNTIVATCSRSAAHDMLASGDAEGYLRLFRYPCISPRAEFHESKVYSGMLACVRFLCGDHTLITVGGTDASLMVWDIVEE, from the exons ATGTACATCGACGAGGATAGCGAGGAAAGTTCGCCCTTTGTGATGCTCACATCCCCCACGAAGTCTTGG CCTGCCAGCTACGGCAAGAAGAACGGGATGTGGTATGCATCGCCTGGAAATCAGGGATGGGGCTCCAAGCCCGCCAGTCGGAAGCCCTCAATAATGGAAGCGGATTTGGGCACATTATCGACCACATCAGGCTCGATAAAGCGCAGCGCCGGCCGTGTGATACGCATCATCAATAATTTGGATCATTCGGTGCAG TGTCGCGTTTTGCTGAACCTACGCACCTCGCAGCCGTTCGAGGAAGTGCTCGAGGATTTGGGTCAAGTGCTGAAAATTAACGGAGCAAAGAAAATGTACACAGGCACTGGCCAGGAG GTGCGCAGCTTTTCTCAGCTGCGGAATGAGTTCGCCGACGTTGACACCTTCTACCTGGCCACGGGAACGGCCCTGATTGCCGGCTCACCCATCCGGCGCTCCAGGTCCCGCCCCTCGGTGGTGGCCGCCGCACCCATTTTGCCCACGGATGAGCTGCCCAAGGTGCCGCTGCGAGGCGCCCGTCCACGGAGCAAGAGCCGGCCGCGGATCCTGTACGCTCCGGAGAGCGAGATCCTGCGGCCGAACGGCGAGTACACGATGCTGGACATCATGAAGGAGGAGCCCACCAAGGTCACAATCCGGGGGCTGCGGCGAACCTTCTATCCGCCCGTTCACCATGCGCCGGCCGACAATTCCCCGCCGGACAAAAAGCTGCAGCTCCAATGGGT CCATGGCTATCGCGGCATTGATGCGCGGCGAAATCTCTGGGTTCTGCCCTCCGGAGAACTGCTTTACTACGTGGCTGCCGTGGCCGTACTCTTTGACCGCGACGAGGATGCACAGAGACACTACACCGGACACACCGAGGATATCATGTg CATGGATGTGCATCCCTCTAGGGAGCTGGTTGCGTCAGGACAGAAAGCTGGACGAGATCGCAAGTCGCAGGCGCACGTCCGCATCTGGAGCACCGAGTCCCTGCAGACGCTCTACGTCTTTGGCATGGGCGAACTAGACAGCGGGGTGACGGCAGTGGCCTTCTCGCAGCTG AACGGAGGTAGCTACATACTGGCGGTGGACAGTGGACGCGAGAGCATTCTGTCCgtgtggcagtggcagtggggTCACCTGCTGGGCAAAGTGGCC ACCCTGCAGGAGGGTTTGTCGGGGGCTGCCTTCCACCCGCTGGACGATAATCTCATCATCACCCATGGACGTGGTCACCTGGCCTTCTGGCACCGGCGCAAGGATGGCTTCTTTGAGCGCACGGACATCGTGAAGCAGCCGTCGCGTTCCCATGTCACCAGTGTGCAATTCGAGCCGGATGGCGATGTAATTACTGCTGATTCGGATGGGTTCATAACCATTTACTCGGTGGATTCCGATGGCGCCTACTTCGTCCGCACGGAGTTCGAGGCGCACAACAAGGGCATCGGATGCCTGATCATGCTGGGTGAGGGCACCCTACTCTCCGGAGGCGAGAAGGATCGCAAGATCGCCGCCTGGGACTCCCTGCAGAACTACAAGAAGATTGCCGATACTAAG CTCCCGGAGGCCGCCGGTGGAGTACGTACCATCTATCCGCAGCGGCCCGGGCGGAATGACGGGAACATCTACGTGGGCACCACGCGGAACAACATCCTGGAGGGCTCGCTGCAGCGCCGCTTCACCCAGGTGGTCTTTGGCCACGGACGTCAACTATGGGGCTTGGCAGCCCATCCGGACGACGAGCTGTACGCCACCGCCGGCCACGACAAGCACGTGGCCCTGTGGCGCAAGAACAAGCTCATCTGGACCATTCAAACAGGCTATGAGTGCGTGGCACTGGCATTCCATCCATTCGGCACCCTGGCCGCCGGCAGCACCGAAGGTCACCTATTGGTCATCAACTGCGAAAATGGGGCAGTCATGCTGACCCTGAGGGTCTGCGGTTCGCCCCTTAATTGCGTGGCTTACAACCAGG TTGGCGACATGATAGCCATGGGCTCCCAGAACGGTAGCATTTATCTGTTCCGCGTGTCGCGCGACGGCTTCTCGTACAAGAAGGTGAACAAGATCCGGGGATCGCAACCGCTGACCCACTTGGACTGGAGCATGGACGGCAACTTCGTGCAGACGGTGACCATCGATTTTGATCTGCTCTTTTGGGATGCCAAGTCCTTGTCCCCGGAGCGTAGTCCCATTGCCATGAAGGATGTCAAGTGGCTGACCAACAACTGCACCGTGGGCTTCCTAGTGGCGGGCCAGTGGAGCAACCGCTACTACAGCACCACCAACACCATCGTGGCCACCTGCAGTCGCTCCGCCGCCCACGACATGCTCGCATCCGGTGACGCCGAGGGCTATCTGAGATTGTTCAG ATATCCCTGCATCTCGCCGCGCGCCGAGTTCCACGAGTCGAAGGTGTACTCCGGGATGCTGGCCTGCGTCCGCTTCCTGTGCGGCGACCACACGCTCATCACCGTGGGCGGCACAGATGCGTCCCTGATGGTGTGGGACATTGTCGAGGAATAG
- the LOC117140374 gene encoding uncharacterized protein LOC117140374, with product MFAEAALVSNFNGMPEKKSLTGASTNLKKLLKTIKKIFKNSKPSKEIPISNIIYSCNTEEEHQNWLNEQLETKATSLLC from the coding sequence ATGTTCGCCGAAGCCGCTCTAGTTTCCAACTTCAATGGAATGCCAGAGAAGAAATCTCTCACCGGCGCCTCCACCAACCTGAAGAAGCTGCTGAAGACCATCAAGAAGATCTTCAAGAACTCCAAGCCTTCGAAAGAGATCCCGATCTCCAACATCATTTACTCCTGCAATACTGAGGAGGAGCACCAGAATTGGCTCAACGAACAACTTGAGACCAAGGCAACCAGCCTTTTGTGCTGA
- the LOC117140409 gene encoding uncharacterized protein LOC117140409 yields the protein MFAETALVSNFNGVPEKKSLTGASTNLKKLLKTIKKIFKNSKPSKEIPISNIIYSCNTEEEHQNWLNEQLEAMAIHLLH from the coding sequence ATGTTCGCCGAAACCGCTCTTGTTTCCAACTTTAATGGAGTGCCAGAGAAGAAATCTCTCACCGGCGCCTCCACCAACCTGAAGAAGCTGCTGAAGACCATCAAGAAGATCTTCAAGAACTCCAAGCCTTCAAAAGAGATCCCGATCTCCAACATCATTTACTCCTGCAATACTGAGGAGGAGCACCAGAATTGGCTCAACGAACAACTGGAGGCCATGGCCATCCATCTCCTTCACTGA